The genomic segment CAGGGTCTTGTTGTGGGCCATAATAATGGCGGGGCGCTGACATTGGGCAATCACATTGGCCATGGTGTAGGTCTTGCCGGAACCCGTCACGCCGAGCAACGTTTGCTTGAGCAATCCGGCGTCGACACCGGCAACCAGTTGCCGAATCGCTTCGGGTTGATCCCCGGCAGGTGAATATTTGGATTTGAGCTCAAACGTCTTGCTCATAGGGATTCCAGTATGTCGGTAGATTTAGTAACATTTCGCGGTTTGACGTTAATTCCGGGCAATTCATTATTTTGCAACACTGTTCCGGTTATCACTTTTATATAACGCCTGTTTTGAGGATACACATTTTGGATCTGCAACTGTCTGATCGCGTTCAACAGATCAAGCCCTCTCCTACGCTGGCAGTCACCAATCGTGCTGCGGTTTTGCGTGCGGAAGGTAAGGACATTATCGGCCTTGGTGCCGGCGAACCGGATTTCGACACTCCTGAGCACATCAAGAAAGCGGCCATCAATGCCATCAACGCTGGCTTCACCAAATACACCGCCGTGGATGGAACGCCCAGTCTCAAGCAGGCCATTATCAGCAAGTTTAAAAATGACAACAACCTGGAGTATGAGGCAAACCAGATTCTGGTGTCTTGTGGCGGCAAGCAGAGCTTTTTCAATCTGAGCCTGGCATTGCTGAATCCGGGTGACGAAGTGGTTATTCCGGCACCTTACTGGGTGTCTTACCCCGATATGGTCAAGATCGCGGAAGGCACTCCGGTGATCGTTGAAACAACCATGGACAACCAATTCAAAATGACGGCTGAACAACTGGATGCTGCCATTACACCCAAAACACGCCTGGTGGTCTTGAACAGCCCATCCAACCCTTCCGGCAAGGCATACAGCCTGGATGAGCTGAAAGCGCTTGGCGCCGTATTAAACAAGTACCCTGACGTGCTGATCGCCACCGACGATATGTACGAGCTGATCCTGTGGGCCGATTTTGGCTTCCACAATATTGTTAATGCCTGCCCTGAACTGTATGAGCGCACCATCGTATTAAATGGTGTCTCCAAGGCCTTCAGTATGACCGGCTGGCGTATCGGTTATGCCGCAGGCCCGGCCAAGCTGATTGGTGCGATGAAAAAGATCCAGTCACAAAGTACATCCAATCCGACATCCATTTCCCAGGTCGCCGCCGAAGCCGCCTTGAATGGCGGCAATGAGTGTGTCAAACCCATGGTTGCCGCCTTCAGGGAGCGCCATGATTATCTGGTTGCTGCGCTTAACGCACTGCCAGGGGTTGAATGCATCGAAGGGGACGGCGCGTTTTACGCTTTCCCGAGCTTCCTGGAAGCGATGGCGACCATGGGTATCAGCGATGACATCGAGTTCGCAGAAAAAATGCTGATCGAGGCGGGTGTTGCCATGGTTCCTGGTTCAGCGTTTGGTTCTCCGGGTTTTATGCGTCTGTCGTTCGCAACCAGCCTGGAAACCTTGAAAGATGCTATTGCACGTCTGGACAAGGCGCTGAGCAGCTGATCCAGCCCTGCATCCTTCTTTCCAGATTTTCTCGTTCCCGCGCATGGCGCGGGAACGCATGCCGACACCGCAGGGCAATCACGCAAGAGCGTGGGAGCTGGATAAATCCGGGGTAATCCTGCATTACCGATACAGGATTACCAGTCCATCTCTTCTTTAACAAAGGGGATGGTCAGCTTGCGTTGATGGGTCAGCGAGGCGTGATCAAGGTGATCCAGTATCTCCGCCAGCCCTTCCATTGGCTCAGGCCCCCGCGAGATGATAAAACGCGCAACGTCTTCTGCCAGTAAAATACCCCGCTGACGTGCCCGCAGCACCAGCGCCAAAGCACGTTCTTCCGGCTGCAGCGATTCCAGGTGATACACCACCCCCCAGCACAAACGCGAGCCAAGATCCGGCAATGCCACTGCCAGCTGCTGTGGCGGGCAACGGGCAGAAATCAGTAAATGACCGTCATTTTCCCGCACCCGATTAAACAGATGAAACAGCGCCAGCTCCCAGTCGTCATTACCGAGCACCGCATCGATATCGTCCAGCACCACCAGCGGCAGTTGTTCCAGCGATTCCAATACGTCCGGACTGTAGTTAACCAGTTCTTTTAAGGGCAGGTATACGCTGTGGTGACCGAGGCCGTCGGCGTAATGGCAAGCCGCCTGCAACAAGTGGCTGAGGCCGCAACCGGCATCACCCCAGATGAACAGAAATGGATCACCAGACAATGTCCACTGACGCTGTACCGCCTGAATCACTTCTTCATTCGGACCAGCGTAGAAATTGGCAATGCGTGCATCATCCCGCACATAAACAGACAAGGTCAGCTGAGGATGCGGAGTGACCATTAACGCCCCTTCCAACGCAGCGTATCTGGTAGATCGCTGTCACCGATTCGCCCGTCAAAACGGATATTGGTCAGTACTTGCGGCCAACTGGCGTTCAGCGTCAGTCCAAAATCCAGACTGTCACCACGCACCGCCAGTACATCGACATGCTCAACCCCGGAAACCGAGGCCAACAGACGCAGCACCGACTGATAGTCATCATAACGAGTGACGTGCTGAATCGTCAGTGCTTGCTGTTCCGATGACATACCCGTGGTCGAGGTGACCACGCCATAGCGGCCAGAAAAATATCCGCCAACCGCTTCTGCCAGTGCGGTCACAACAGCCTGTTCGGAGGTTCCCTGAACATCCAGAGGCAGACTGTCATGGCGGTACTCGATATAACCATCGGCACGCCAGCCGTCAGCAAATGGCATAATCCGGGCAGCCACCACGGCATCCGTGTCGTAGCGCACAGAGGCCGCACGAATATCATCCCGAAACAGACCGAACAGGCGTTCGGCTGGTAATGCCAGTCGATCCTCAAGATCCAGCATCGGCCAGACCGACGGAATGCCATGCTGCACAAACGTTTGGCGCAACGCTTCATACTGATCAACACCGTCGTCATCTGCACCGATCACAGCGCGACTGCCACTGCGGGAAACACCTAACCAGAAGGTGACATCCGGGCGATTACTGCCCCAGACCGGCAAGCCATGACGGGCCAGTAAATCATTCACCTGCCCGGCAGCAAACATGGCCTGCAGAATCAATACACCGTCATTTGGCCGTGATATATAACGAAAACTTGCCAGATACTGGCTTGCCGACTTGCCCGCCAGACCACCCAGCTCTGCTGTTGGCCGCCCTGAAACCTTGGTGAGCACTTGCAGCAATGCTGCTGGCACCGCCGCCTGTCGCGTCGTTGGCGTTCGATCAGATACTTCTATTGAAGCCTGATACAAGTCAGTTACCACACCCGCCGAAACAACGGGAGCCGCAAACAACAGACAATACATCAATCGCAGAAAGACTGAGCGCACGCGTGAAAATTCCTTTGTCATCCTGGTTTACGGCGTACAACCACCACCGCGAACATAAGTTCTTATCCTGACCCCATCCATCAACTACTAAAACCGTTAACCGACACAGCCACCGGGCCAATACGTCAGGCGGCGGCTATTGTGCCACGCACAGCGCAAGCACCCAAGAGAACTCAGTATCAGGAATGGTGATCTTGGCGCTGCCATCACTACAAACCTGGCTTTCCCTGTGATTCAACCTAAATTAACAGGCCATGTGGCGCTATTTCTTTGTCGCGGCAGGTGAAGTGAAGGCCACAAATCGCTAGAATACCCCGCTTCTTTGCAGCCACCCTGTGAATCCGAATGACCGAATCAAAATCCCTAAGCTATAAAGACGCTGGTGTTGACATCAATGCCGGAAACGCACTGGTAGAACGCATCAAGGACGTTGCCAAACGCACTCGCCGCCCGGAAGTAATGGCCGGCCTCGGCGGTTTTGGCGCCCTGTTCGAACTGCCACAAGGTTACCATCAACCCGTGCTGGTATCGGGTACCGATGGCGTGGGCACCAAGCTGCGTCTGGCTATGGATCTGGGCAAGCACGACACCATTGGTATCGACCTGGTCGCCATGTGTGTTAATGACCTGGTGGTCTCTGGTGCCGAGCCTTTGTTTTTTCTCGACTATTACGCTACTGGTCATCTGAATGTCGATGTCGCCGCTGCCGTTGTCAGCGGTATTGGCGCAGGCTGTGAGCAGGCTGGTGCCGCACTGGTTGGCGGTGAAACCGCTGAAATGCCAGGCATGTATGAAGGCGAAGACTACGATCTGGCCGGTTTTTGTGTTGGTATCGTTGAAAAAGCCGACATCATCGACGGTTCCAGAGTCCAGGCCGGTGATTCCCTCATTGCACTGGCATCCAGCGGCCCTCATTCCAATGGCTATTCTCTGGTTCGCAAGATCCTGGAGGTAGCCAATGCCGACCTGCAGCAAGATCTCGACGGTGTACCGCTGGCGGAGGCGCTGATGGCCCCCACCCGTATTTACGTCAAATCCGCATTACAGCTGATTAATGCCACCGAAGTGCATGCCCTGTCGCACATCACTGGCGGTGGTTTTCAGGAGAATATTCCGCGCGTTCTGCCCGATAATTGCAAGGCCGTTATCAACACCAACAGCTGGCGCTGGCCAGCTGTGTTCGAATGGCTGCAACAGGCTGGCAACGTCGCAACTGCAGAAATGTTCCGCACCTTCAATTGTGGTGTGGGCATGATCATCGCTCTGCCGGAACACAAGGCTGATCAGGCTATTGCCCTGCTGAACGCCGAAGGCGAACAGGCCTGGATCATTGGTGAAATCGTTGAAAAAACCAGTGACGAAGCCGCCGTCGAATTCATCGGTAACCGCACCGTATGATGACAGACTCAGCACTTGACCACCCCCGTATTGTGATACTGATTTCCGGTACGGGTAGCAACATGATGGCCATTGCTGATGCGGTACAAAGCGGCGATATTGATGCCATGGTCGCAGGTGTCGTATCTAATCGTCCAGATGCAGCGGGCATGCAACACGCCCGCGACCGGGAGATCCCGGCCATATTGGTTGATCATCAGCAATTCAGCAGTCGCGAAGAGTTTGATGCCAATCTGATGCGGGCGATTGATGACCTTGCCCCCGATCTGATTGTACTGGCTGGCTTTATGCGTATCCTGACATCGGACTTTGTACGGCATTATCGCGGCCGCATGATCAATATCCACCCCTCCCTGTTGCCTTTGTATCAGGGATTAAACACCCATCAACGCGCCATCGATGCCGGTGATAGCGAGCATGGAGTATCGGTACATTTTGTCACCGAAGAGCTGGATGGTGGCCCGGTGATTGCCCAGGCAGTCGTGACCATAGAAACTGGCGAAACCGCTGCCAGCTTGCAACACAAGGTGCAGATACAGGAGCACATCCTGTATCCCATCATCGTCAAGTGGTGCACCCAGGGACGACTGGCCATGACCGACCAAGGCGTAACACTCGATAGTAAACTTCTTCCGCTATCCGGACTCAGACTGACAGCCCAGCCATAAATCACCATCACAGCGAGGATGATCTGTGAGACGTATAAGATACCTGGCCTGCACCCTGATACTGTCGCCCTTATTGGCTTTTGCCAGTAACGGTGACACTCAAACCTTTGCCCTGAGCGCTACCAAGTCACAGCTGGCGAACGACGACCCGCTGGAGAGACAGGGAGAGGCAACACACAATACTCTGCAGCCTTTCAAGGCCAAATACACAAGCCGCTATGACTGGGGATTTTTCAGCTTCAACATTGCGGCAGAACGCACTCTGGAGCAACGTGAAGACGGATCCTGGCAAATGACGTTTGATGCTGAAGCATCAGCAGCGTCCATCCAGGAGCAATCGGTTTTTGCACTGCACAACGGTATCATCCAGCCACAAAGCTACCATTACAAAGGCTCGGGCCTG from the Candidatus Thalassolituus haligoni genome contains:
- a CDS encoding pyridoxal phosphate-dependent aminotransferase, whose protein sequence is MLDLQLSDRVQQIKPSPTLAVTNRAAVLRAEGKDIIGLGAGEPDFDTPEHIKKAAINAINAGFTKYTAVDGTPSLKQAIISKFKNDNNLEYEANQILVSCGGKQSFFNLSLALLNPGDEVVIPAPYWVSYPDMVKIAEGTPVIVETTMDNQFKMTAEQLDAAITPKTRLVVLNSPSNPSGKAYSLDELKALGAVLNKYPDVLIATDDMYELILWADFGFHNIVNACPELYERTIVLNGVSKAFSMTGWRIGYAAGPAKLIGAMKKIQSQSTSNPTSISQVAAEAALNGGNECVKPMVAAFRERHDYLVAALNALPGVECIEGDGAFYAFPSFLEAMATMGISDDIEFAEKMLIEAGVAMVPGSAFGSPGFMRLSFATSLETLKDAIARLDKALSS
- the hda gene encoding DnaA regulatory inactivator Hda: MVTPHPQLTLSVYVRDDARIANFYAGPNEEVIQAVQRQWTLSGDPFLFIWGDAGCGLSHLLQAACHYADGLGHHSVYLPLKELVNYSPDVLESLEQLPLVVLDDIDAVLGNDDWELALFHLFNRVRENDGHLLISARCPPQQLAVALPDLGSRLCWGVVYHLESLQPEERALALVLRARQRGILLAEDVARFIISRGPEPMEGLAEILDHLDHASLTHQRKLTIPFVKEEMDW
- a CDS encoding DUF2066 domain-containing protein → MRSVFLRLMYCLLFAAPVVSAGVVTDLYQASIEVSDRTPTTRQAAVPAALLQVLTKVSGRPTAELGGLAGKSASQYLASFRYISRPNDGVLILQAMFAAGQVNDLLARHGLPVWGSNRPDVTFWLGVSRSGSRAVIGADDDGVDQYEALRQTFVQHGIPSVWPMLDLEDRLALPAERLFGLFRDDIRAASVRYDTDAVVAARIMPFADGWRADGYIEYRHDSLPLDVQGTSEQAVVTALAEAVGGYFSGRYGVVTSTTGMSSEQQALTIQHVTRYDDYQSVLRLLASVSGVEHVDVLAVRGDSLDFGLTLNASWPQVLTNIRFDGRIGDSDLPDTLRWKGR
- the purM gene encoding phosphoribosylformylglycinamidine cyclo-ligase yields the protein MTESKSLSYKDAGVDINAGNALVERIKDVAKRTRRPEVMAGLGGFGALFELPQGYHQPVLVSGTDGVGTKLRLAMDLGKHDTIGIDLVAMCVNDLVVSGAEPLFFLDYYATGHLNVDVAAAVVSGIGAGCEQAGAALVGGETAEMPGMYEGEDYDLAGFCVGIVEKADIIDGSRVQAGDSLIALASSGPHSNGYSLVRKILEVANADLQQDLDGVPLAEALMAPTRIYVKSALQLINATEVHALSHITGGGFQENIPRVLPDNCKAVINTNSWRWPAVFEWLQQAGNVATAEMFRTFNCGVGMIIALPEHKADQAIALLNAEGEQAWIIGEIVEKTSDEAAVEFIGNRTV
- the purN gene encoding phosphoribosylglycinamide formyltransferase, with protein sequence MMTDSALDHPRIVILISGTGSNMMAIADAVQSGDIDAMVAGVVSNRPDAAGMQHARDREIPAILVDHQQFSSREEFDANLMRAIDDLAPDLIVLAGFMRILTSDFVRHYRGRMINIHPSLLPLYQGLNTHQRAIDAGDSEHGVSVHFVTEELDGGPVIAQAVVTIETGETAASLQHKVQIQEHILYPIIVKWCTQGRLAMTDQGVTLDSKLLPLSGLRLTAQP